Within Schumannella luteola, the genomic segment CGCCTCGCCCTGGATGGGCTCGACGATCAGCGCGGCGACATCGTCGCCGATCGCGGCCTCGAGCGCCTCGACGGTCGGCGCGATGTGCTCGATGCCGCCGATGAGCGGCTCGAAGGGCGCGCGCAGCGCCGGCTTGCCGGTGAGGGCGAGCGCTCCCGTCGAACGCCCGTGGAAGGCCTTCTCGAGGGCGAGGATGCGCGGCCTGCCGGTCAGCTTCGCGAGCTTGAGCGCGGCCTCGTTCGCCTCGGTGCCCGAGTTCGCGAGGAAGACGCGGTCTCCCCCGCTCAGCCGCAGCAGGCGGTCGACGAGTTCGAGCTGCGGCGGCGTGACGAAGTAGTTCGAGATGTGCGCGAGGGTCGCCGCCTGACGGCTCACCGCATCCACGAACACCGGGTGCGCGTGGCCGAGCACGTTGACGGCGATGCCGCCGAGGAAGTCGAGGTACTCGACCCCGTCGACGTCCCACACGTACGAGCCCGCGCCGCGCTCGAAGGCGGCCAGCGGCCGGCCCCACGAGGGCATCATCGTCTGCTGGTAGTGGTCCAGGTCGTTCTCGGTGCTCATGCCGGCACCACCTCCGTTCCGATTCCCTCGCTGGTGAAGATCTCGAGCAGGATCGAGTGCTCGCGTCGGCCGTCGATGACCGCGGCCTTGGGCACGCCGCCGAGCACGGCATCCAGGCAGGCGGTCATCTTGGGGATCATGCCGCTCTGCAGCGAGGGCAGCAGCGCGGTGAGCTCGGCGGTGTCGATCTGCGAGATGAGCGACTCCGGGTCGGGCCAGTCGCCGTAGAGGCCGGCGACGTCGGTCAGCACGACGAGCTTCGCCGCGCCGAGGGCGACGGCGAGGCTGGCGGCGGCCGAGTCGGCGTTGACGTTGAGCGACGAGCCGGGCTCGTCGAGGTCGGGCGCGATCGACGACACGACGGGGATGCGGCCGGCGTTGAGCTCGGCGATCACGGCGGCCGGATCGACCGAGACGACGTCGCCGACGAGGCCGATGTCGACGAGCTCGCCGTCGATCTCCACGCCGCGACGACGGCCGCCGAACAGGCCGGCGTCCTCCCCCGCGATCGCGCTCGCGAGCGGACCGTGCTCGTTGATCAGGCTGACCAGCTCGCGGCTGACCTGGCCCGTGAGCACCATGCGCACGACATCCATCGCCTCGGGTGTCGTGACGCGGTAGCCGCCCTTGAACTCGCTCGGGATGCCGAGCCGGTCGAGCATCGACGAGATCTGCGGTCCGCCGCCGTGCACGACGACGGGGCGGATGCCGGCCGAGCGCAGGAACACCATGTCCTGCGCGAAGGCCTGCTGCAGGGCGCGGTCGACCATCGCGTTGCCGCCGAACTTGATCACGACGATCTCGCCGGCGAAGCGCTGCAGCCAGGGCAGCGCCTCGATCAGCACGGATGCCTTGGCCGCGGCCGTCTCGAGGCGGGCGGCGGGGCTGACCGTCGGCACCGGGGCGTCGGCCGCGGGACTCGTGTCGTCGCTCATGAGCTGTAGGCCGAGTTCTCGTGCACGTAGTCGTGCGTGAGGTCGTTCGTGTAGATCGTCGCCTCGGCCGCGCCGTAGTGCAGGTCGATCAGCACGTGCACGGCGCGCGAGCTCAGGTCGACCTCGTCGCGCGGGCGGTCGGGCCCGCCGGCAGAGCAGACGCGCACGCCGTTCATGCTCACGTCGACCGCGTAGGGGTCGAAGGGCGCCTGCGTCGTGCCGATCGCGGCGAGCACGCGACCCCAGTTGGGGTCGTTGCCGAACACGGCCGCCTTGAACAGGTTGTTGCGGGCGACCGAGCGGCCGACCTCGACCGCGTCGGTCTCGGTCTCGGCGCCGACGACCTCGATGGCGATGTCGTGGCTCGCGCCCTCCGCGTCGCCCTGCAGCTGCAGCGCGAGGTCGAGGCTGAGCTCGCGCAGCGCCTCGGCGAACTCCGCCAGGTCGGGCGTGACGCCCGAGGCGCCGCTCGCGAGCAGCGTCACCTGGTCGTTCGTCGACATGCAGCCGTCGCTGTCGAGGCGGTCGAAGGTGACGCCCGTGGCGGAGCGGAGCGCCGCATCCAGCTGGGCGGAATCGAGTACGGCGTCGGTCGTGATCACGACGAGCATCGTCGCCAGACCCGGGGCGAGCATGCCCGCGCCCTTCGCCATGCCGCCGAGGCTCCAGCCGGCGGCCGAGCGGTAGGCGGCGGTCTTGGCGTGGGTGTCGGTCGTGATGATCGCGGCGGCGGCGTCCGCTCCCGCCTCGTCGCTCGTGTCGAGCGCCTCGGCCGCGGCGGACACGCCTGCGAGCAGCTTGGCGCGGTCGAGCTGGTCGCCGATCAGGCCGGTCGAGCAGACGAGCACATCGCCCGCATCCACGCCGACTGCCGCGGCGACGCCCTCGGCCGTCGCGTGGGTGGTCTGGAAGCCCTCGGCGCCGGTGAAGCAGTTCGCCCCGCCGGAGTTGAGCACGATCGCCGAGACCTGGCCGTCGGCGATGACCTGGCGCGACCAGATGATGGGGTTCGCCTGCGCGCGGTTCGAGGTGAAGACGGCCGCGGCGGCGTTGAGCGGGCCGCGGTTCACGACGAGCGCGAGGTCCTGGTTGCCGTTCGACTTGAGCCCGGCGCGCACGCCGGCGGCCGCGAATCCGGCGGGGGTGGTGACGGTCACGGGGCGACTCCGTTCACGGGAAGGCCGAGGGTCTCATCGAGCCCCAGGGCGAGGTTGGCCGACTGGATGGCGGCACCGGCCGTGCCCTTGACGAGATTGTCGAGGGCGCTGACGACGACGACGCGGCCGGCCCGCTCGTCGACGGCGAGGCCGACGAGCACGGTGTTCGCGCCGGTCGTGTCGCCGGAGCGCGGGAACACGCCCTCGGGCAGCAGGTGGGCGAAGGGCTCGTCGGCGTAGGCGGCCTGCCACGCGGCGCGCACCTCGGCGGCGGTCACGCCGGGCGCGAGCTTCGCGGTCGAGGTGGCGAGGATGCCGCGCGACATCGGCACGAGCACCGGCGTGAACGAGATGCTCACCCCGGTGCCGCCCGCGGCCGTGAGGTTCTGGATGATCTCGGGCACGTGGCGGTGCACGCCGCCGACGCCGTAGGCCGAGGCCGAGCCGGCGATCTCGCTCGCGAGCAGGTTCGTCTTCAGGCTCTTGCCGGCGCCCGAGGTGCCGACGCTGAGCACGCTGACCAGGTCGTCGGCCTGGATGACGCCGGCCGCGATCCCGGGCGCGAGCCCGAAGGTGACGGCGCTGACGTTGCAGCCGGGCACGGCGATGCGCTTCGTCTGCGCCAGCTCGGCGCGCTGGGCGGCGGCGGTCGCGGTCGCCGGGGTGTCGGCGTCGGCGCGCGGCAGCTCCGGCATCCCGTAGGTCCAGGCGCCGTAGTACTCGCCGCCGTACCAGGTGGCCCAGGCCTCCGGGTCGGTCAGGCGGTGGTCGGCGCCGCAGTCGACGACGAGCACGTCATCCGGCAGCTCGGCCGTGATCGCGCCCGAGGCGCCGTGCGGCAGCGCGAGGAAGACCACGTCGTGGCCGACGAGCGACGCGGCCTCGGTGGGCTTCAGCACCAGCTCGGCGTAGGTGAGCAGGTGCGGGTGCACGGCGGCGAGCTTCTCGCCCGCGT encodes:
- the argC gene encoding N-acetyl-gamma-glutamyl-phosphate reductase — encoded protein: MSYSVAVAGASGYAGGELLRLLAAHPEFQVTTVTAHSNAGEKLAAVHPHLLTYAELVLKPTEAASLVGHDVVFLALPHGASGAITAELPDDVLVVDCGADHRLTDPEAWATWYGGEYYGAWTYGMPELPRADADTPATATAAAQRAELAQTKRIAVPGCNVSAVTFGLAPGIAAGVIQADDLVSVLSVGTSGAGKSLKTNLLASEIAGSASAYGVGGVHRHVPEIIQNLTAAGGTGVSISFTPVLVPMSRGILATSTAKLAPGVTAAEVRAAWQAAYADEPFAHLLPEGVFPRSGDTTGANTVLVGLAVDERAGRVVVVSALDNLVKGTAGAAIQSANLALGLDETLGLPVNGVAP
- the argJ gene encoding bifunctional glutamate N-acetyltransferase/amino-acid acetyltransferase ArgJ; its protein translation is MTVTTPAGFAAAGVRAGLKSNGNQDLALVVNRGPLNAAAAVFTSNRAQANPIIWSRQVIADGQVSAIVLNSGGANCFTGAEGFQTTHATAEGVAAAVGVDAGDVLVCSTGLIGDQLDRAKLLAGVSAAAEALDTSDEAGADAAAAIITTDTHAKTAAYRSAAGWSLGGMAKGAGMLAPGLATMLVVITTDAVLDSAQLDAALRSATGVTFDRLDSDGCMSTNDQVTLLASGASGVTPDLAEFAEALRELSLDLALQLQGDAEGASHDIAIEVVGAETETDAVEVGRSVARNNLFKAAVFGNDPNWGRVLAAIGTTQAPFDPYAVDVSMNGVRVCSAGGPDRPRDEVDLSSRAVHVLIDLHYGAAEATIYTNDLTHDYVHENSAYSS
- the argB gene encoding acetylglutamate kinase; amino-acid sequence: MSDDTSPAADAPVPTVSPAARLETAAAKASVLIEALPWLQRFAGEIVVIKFGGNAMVDRALQQAFAQDMVFLRSAGIRPVVVHGGGPQISSMLDRLGIPSEFKGGYRVTTPEAMDVVRMVLTGQVSRELVSLINEHGPLASAIAGEDAGLFGGRRRGVEIDGELVDIGLVGDVVSVDPAAVIAELNAGRIPVVSSIAPDLDEPGSSLNVNADSAAASLAVALGAAKLVVLTDVAGLYGDWPDPESLISQIDTAELTALLPSLQSGMIPKMTACLDAVLGGVPKAAVIDGRREHSILLEIFTSEGIGTEVVPA